From the Chryseobacterium fluminis genome, the window ATTTCCGCTGTTTTTGCATTGGAAGATGACTTTCATATTTTGGTTGTGGATGATACCTCCCCCGACGGAACGGCTGAAGTTGTGAGAGATCTGCAAAGAAGATTTACTCACAACCTGCACCTCTCGGTGAGACATGTAAAAGACGGTTTGGGAAAAGCATATATCCATGGATTTAAATGGGCCCTCCAGAATAAATATGACTATATTTTTGAGATGGATGCCGATTTTTCACATAATCCCAATGATCTTCCAAAATTATATGAAGCCTGTCTGAATGCGGATATGGCGATCGGGTCCCGGTACTCTAAAGGAGTAAATGTGGTCAATTGGCCCATGGGAAGAGTATTGCTTTCTTATTTTGCATCCAGATATGTAAGATTTATTTTAGGACTTACCATTCATGATACAACGGCAGGTTTTGTTTGTTTTTCCCGGAACGTTCTGGAAGAAATCGGACTGGATAATGTAAGGCTGAAAGGATATGGGTTTCAGATTGAAATGAAATTCAGAACTTTTAAGAAGGGTTTCAAAATTGTAGAAGTCCCTATTATTTTTACCAACAGAGTTTTGGGAGAAAGTAAAATGAACGGCGGAATTATTCATGAAGCTGTTTTTGGAGTATTAAATTTAAAATGGAAATCATTAATCAACAGATTATGAAAAAGCTGATCTTCATTTTCGTTTTGTTAACTCTGTTTTCATGCGGAGATTATGTCGATAAGCCAAAAAACCTGATCGATACCAAAAAGATGGCCGAAATTATGGCTGACCTCGCAATCAGTGATCAGGCTACTTTTCTGTATCCGAACTCAAACATGGAAGCAGGAACAAGGTATGTTCTGAAAACACACCAGGTGAAACCTGATGATTTTAATGCCAGCTTCAAATATTATGTTGTTAAAAATAAAATGAAGGGAATAGCTGAAGACGCCCAAAAAATAGTATTAGAAAAAGATCCGAAAGCGGATCAGTATGTAAAGGATAAATTGAAGAAGAACGGGAATGTCCCGTCTTTCGCAAGATAGTTATGATGCAAAAATTTTTTAATATAGAAAAAACCTCTGAAGGCAAGGCCAGAGCAGGAGAAATTACCACAGATCACGGTAAGATTCAGACTCCTATTTTTATGCCTGTCGGAACGGTGGCCAGTGTAAAAACCGTTCACCAGAGAGAATTAAAAGAAGACATTAAAGCCCAGATCATTTTGGGTAATACCTATCATTTATACCTTCGTCCCGGCATGGAAACCATGCAGGAGGCCGGAGGTCTACACAAATTCATGAATTGGGATCTTCCTATTCTTACAGATTCAGGAGGTTTTCAGGTATTTTCCCTGGCAAGCAGCAGAAAGATGACGGAAGAAGGAGCAAGATTCAAATCGCATATCGACGGAAGTTATCATATGTTCTCTCCGGAAAAGTCAATGGAAATCCAGCGACAGATCGGAGCCGATATTTTCATGGCCTTCGATGAATGTACACCGTATCCCTGTGAGTATAATCAGGCTAAAACATCCATGGAACTTACCCACCGATGGTTAAAGAGATGTATTGAATGGACGGAGAGTAATCCGGAATTATATGGTCATAAACAAAGGCTTTTTCCAATCGTTCAGGGATCTACCTATTCTGATTTAAGAAAAATCTCGGCAGAGGTCATTTCAGAATCCGGAGCTGAAGGAAATGCGATCGGAGGACTTTCTGTAGGAGAACCTGAAGAGGAGATGTACCGGATCACCGACGAAGTGACCGAT encodes:
- the tgt gene encoding tRNA guanosine(34) transglycosylase Tgt produces the protein MQKFFNIEKTSEGKARAGEITTDHGKIQTPIFMPVGTVASVKTVHQRELKEDIKAQIILGNTYHLYLRPGMETMQEAGGLHKFMNWDLPILTDSGGFQVFSLASSRKMTEEGARFKSHIDGSYHMFSPEKSMEIQRQIGADIFMAFDECTPYPCEYNQAKTSMELTHRWLKRCIEWTESNPELYGHKQRLFPIVQGSTYSDLRKISAEVISESGAEGNAIGGLSVGEPEEEMYRITDEVTDILPKEKPRYLMGVGTPWNILESIGLGIDMMDCVMPTRNARNAMLFTWQGVMNMKNEKWKKDFSPLDEFGTSFVDREYSKAYVRHLFVSKEYLAKQIASIHNLAFYLDLVKVAREHILAGDFYEWKRSVVPVLRQRL
- a CDS encoding polyprenol monophosphomannose synthase; this encodes MKKLVIIPTYNEKENIENIISAVFALEDDFHILVVDDTSPDGTAEVVRDLQRRFTHNLHLSVRHVKDGLGKAYIHGFKWALQNKYDYIFEMDADFSHNPNDLPKLYEACLNADMAIGSRYSKGVNVVNWPMGRVLLSYFASRYVRFILGLTIHDTTAGFVCFSRNVLEEIGLDNVRLKGYGFQIEMKFRTFKKGFKIVEVPIIFTNRVLGESKMNGGIIHEAVFGVLNLKWKSLINRL
- a CDS encoding DUF4296 domain-containing protein codes for the protein MKKLIFIFVLLTLFSCGDYVDKPKNLIDTKKMAEIMADLAISDQATFLYPNSNMEAGTRYVLKTHQVKPDDFNASFKYYVVKNKMKGIAEDAQKIVLEKDPKADQYVKDKLKKNGNVPSFAR